One Helianthus annuus cultivar XRQ/B chromosome 7, HanXRQr2.0-SUNRISE, whole genome shotgun sequence genomic region harbors:
- the LOC110868402 gene encoding probable serine/threonine-protein kinase PBL7, which yields MGWFPCSGTSKKKKKKRKSLDPIQSSTESVRSNPLFKTKEAVKDGGSDHLAAQTFTFRELAAATKNFRGDCLLGEGGFGRVYKGRLESSNQIVAIKQLDRNGLQGNREFLVEVLMLGLLHHPNLVNLIGYCADGDQRLLVYEYMPLGSLDDHLHDLSPGKKRLNWNTRMKIAAGAAKGLEYLHDKASPPVIYRDLKCSNILLGESYHPKLSDFGLAKLGPVGDNTHVSTRVMGTYGYCAPEYAMTGQLTLKSDVYSFGVVLLEIITGRKAIDNSKTGVEQNLVSWARPLFKDRRKFSQIADPGLQGQYPARGLYQALAVAAMCVQEQPNMRPVIADVVTALSYLASQKYDPESQPIQNALWSPTTPPRSKRDNDKKQNGGGGGSGSGSGSGSGSEKNRAKRHF from the exons atgggaTGGTTTCCATGCTCTGGAacttcaaagaagaagaagaagaagcggAAATCTCTCGATCCGATTCAATCTTCTACAG AGAGTGTTAGGTCAAATCCGTTGTTCAAAACAAAGGAAGCGGTCAAAGATGGGGGATCGGATCATCTTGCGGCCCAAACATTCACGTTTCGTGAACTGGCAGCTGCAACTAAGAATTTCAGAGGTGATTGTCTTCTTGGAGAAGGTGGTTTCGGTAGAGTATATAAAGGGCGACTCGAAAGTTCAAATCAG ATTGTAGCAATCAAGCAACTGGATCGAAATGGGCTACAAGGAAACCGTGAGTTTCTAGTAGAAGTGTTGATGTTGGGTTTACTTCATCACCCGAATCTTGTTAATTTAATTGGTTATTGTGCCGATGGAGATCAAAGGCTACTGGTTTATGAATACATGCCTCTGGGATCTTTGGATGACCATCTTCATG ACCTGTCGCCCGGTAAAAAACGACTCAATTGGAATACCCGAATGAAAATTGCGGCTGGAGCTGCTAAAGGGCTCGAGTATCTACACGATAAAGCTAGTCCACCTGTAATTTATCGTGATTTAAAATGCTCAAACATATTACTCGGTGAATCATACCACCCGAAACTATCGGATTTTGGGTTGGCAAAACTTGGGCCGGTCGGGGATAACACACATGTTTCTACGCGTGTCATGGGTACCTACGGTTACTGTGCCCCGGAGTATGCGATGACCGGACAGTTGACCTTAAAATCAGATGTTTATAGCTTTGGTGTTGTGCTTTTGGAGATTATTACAGGCCGGAAAGCCATTGATAACTCTAAAACCGGAGTGGAGCAAAATTTGGTTTCATGG GCGAGACCGTTGTTCAAAGACCGAAGAAAGTTCAGCCAGATAGCGGATCCGGGGCTGCAAGGTCAGTATCCAGCAAGGGGTTTGTACCAGGCACTTGCGGTTGCAGCCATGTGTGTGCAGGAGCAACCGAACATGCGTCCGGTTATAGCCGATGTGGTTACGGCTTTGAGCTACCTTGCTTCACAGAAATATGACCCTGAAAGTCAACCGATCCAGAACGCTTTATGGTCACCTACCACACCTCCTAGATCAAAACGAGACAATGACAAGAAACAgaacggcggtggtggtggtagcGGTAGCGGGAGTGGGAGCGGCAGTGGATCGGAGAAAAATCGCGCCAAACGGCATTTTTGA